The following are encoded together in the Poseidonibacter lekithochrous genome:
- a CDS encoding DUF302 domain-containing protein, producing MKYSTKSKKSVQEVVDSIVRNSKKRDFGVMNICDVHNMLHSKGASFTGDCQVLDISNPHHVLNLLSTSMDMSMILPSKVFIHSENGETVISMIKAKQFYRKFTDKLDNVADEVEKEMIAIIDSSK from the coding sequence GTTGTTGATTCAATTGTTAGAAACTCTAAAAAAAGAGATTTTGGTGTAATGAATATATGTGATGTACATAATATGTTACATTCAAAAGGTGCTTCATTTACGGGTGATTGTCAGGTTTTAGATATTAGTAATCCTCATCATGTATTAAATCTTTTATCTACGTCGATGGACATGAGTATGATTCTTCCATCAAAAGTATTTATTCACTCAGAAAATGGTGAAACTGTAATTTCAATGATTAAAGCAAAACAGTTTTATAGAAAATTTACAGATAAACTTGACAATGTAGCAGATGAAGTTGAAAAAGAGATGATTGCTATTATTGATTCTTCAAAATAA
- a CDS encoding DUF3144 domain-containing protein: protein MSEKTNEFLQRADAQIEIANQQLNQGLTLGEVSASYLYGSVRFSTYMACTSYKTAEDMLADKDDIIEYFTKEYKLALEEHLNNHAVTHDFTQNQNN from the coding sequence ATGAGCGAAAAAACAAACGAATTTTTACAAAGAGCTGATGCTCAGATTGAAATTGCAAATCAACAACTAAATCAAGGACTAACATTAGGTGAAGTAAGTGCTTCATATTTATATGGTTCAGTACGATTTAGTACATACATGGCATGTACATCGTATAAAACAGCTGAAGATATGCTTGCAGATAAAGATGACATCATAGAGTACTTTACGAAAGAGTATAAACTAGCATTAGAAGAACATCTAAATAATCATGCTGTTACTCATGATTTTACACAAAATCAAAATAACTAA
- a CDS encoding DUF1059 domain-containing protein, whose amino-acid sequence MKTMTCRELGGACDEAFSANTFDELGELSKQHAKEMFDKRDLPHLEALKQMGELMKDNNSLIQWMQSKKEYFDNLPHNN is encoded by the coding sequence ATGAAAACAATGACATGTAGAGAATTAGGTGGAGCTTGTGATGAGGCTTTTTCTGCTAATACTTTTGATGAATTAGGTGAGTTGAGTAAACAACATGCAAAAGAGATGTTTGATAAGCGAGACTTACCACACTTAGAAGCTTTAAAACAAATGGGTGAACTAATGAAAGATAACAATAGTTTAATACAATGGATGCAATCAAAAAAAGAATATTTTGATAATTTACCGCATAATAACTAA
- a CDS encoding carboxymuconolactone decarboxylase family protein — MTATDLKTVKVLGQTSEELSLSKREKHLIGLAVTLTRGCTACTNRRYKEALNDGITKKELIEMTDLVALTNAGVVARTALSSWDEENDDCIDGACSVK; from the coding sequence ATGACAGCTACAGATTTAAAAACAGTAAAAGTATTAGGACAAACAAGCGAAGAATTGAGTTTATCAAAAAGAGAAAAACATCTTATTGGATTAGCAGTAACACTTACAAGAGGATGTACAGCTTGTACAAATAGAAGATATAAAGAAGCCCTAAATGATGGTATTACAAAAAAAGAATTAATAGAAATGACAGATTTAGTAGCACTTACAAATGCAGGAGTAGTTGCAAGAACTGCACTTTCATCATGGGATGAAGAAAATGATGATTGTATAGATGGTGCTTGTAGCGTAAAATAA
- a CDS encoding adenylate kinase → MNLMLFGAPGAGKGTQAKFLIEKYDIPQISTGDILRAAIADKTDMGMEAKNFMDAGQLVPDSTIIGIIKDRLAEDDCKKGFILDGFPRTLPQAEALNSLMNDMKISLDKVISLDVPDELIVERITGRRTSKVTGKIYHMTFNPPVDEKEEDLIQRADDTEETVTKRLAAYHDQTAPLIDFYKNMGVIVELDGTKDVSEVTVDMLASLAK, encoded by the coding sequence ATGAATTTAATGTTATTTGGTGCACCTGGCGCAGGAAAAGGTACACAAGCAAAATTTTTAATTGAGAAATATGATATTCCTCAAATCTCTACTGGAGATATTTTAAGAGCAGCAATCGCTGATAAAACTGATATGGGTATGGAAGCTAAGAACTTCATGGATGCTGGTCAATTAGTTCCAGATTCTACAATTATTGGTATTATCAAAGATAGATTAGCTGAAGATGATTGTAAAAAAGGGTTTATCTTAGATGGTTTCCCAAGAACATTACCTCAAGCAGAAGCTTTAAATTCTTTAATGAATGATATGAAAATTTCTTTAGATAAAGTTATCTCTTTAGATGTTCCAGATGAATTAATCGTTGAGAGAATTACTGGAAGAAGAACTTCTAAAGTTACTGGTAAAATTTACCATATGACATTTAATCCACCAGTTGATGAAAAAGAAGAAGATCTTATTCAAAGAGCTGATGATACAGAAGAAACTGTAACTAAAAGATTAGCTGCATACCACGATCAAACAGCTCCATTAATTGATTTCTACAAAAACATGGGTGTTATTGTAGAACTTGATGGTACAAAAGATGTATCAGAAGTAACAGTTGATATGCTTGCATCTCTTGCAAAGTAA
- a CDS encoding metal-sulfur cluster assembly factor, whose translation MKTFNKEELEQKVIDKLKTINDLELPINIYDLGLIYNIDIKNSTDNIEVNINMTVINSRCNSTKSFTDLIIQEVQSIDDVHICNVKFVFSPKWELTMISEDGLQLLRNSKS comes from the coding sequence ATGAAAACATTTAATAAAGAAGAATTAGAACAAAAAGTTATAGATAAATTAAAAACAATAAATGATTTAGAGCTCCCAATAAATATCTATGATTTAGGTCTTATTTATAATATTGATATAAAAAACAGTACAGATAATATAGAAGTAAATATTAATATGACAGTAATTAATTCACGTTGTAATAGCACAAAATCATTCACTGATTTGATTATCCAAGAAGTGCAAAGTATTGATGACGTTCATATATGTAATGTAAAATTTGTTTTTTCACCTAAATGGGAATTAACAATGATTTCTGAGGATGGATTGCAACTCTTACGAAATTCAAAATCTTAA
- a CDS encoding DUF1566 domain-containing protein, whose translation MKNLLLLLVIFWTQNILAQSKFIREDNIIFDKELKLYWQDNIDVTKTKLSLKDSQKYCNNLQLNTYKDWRLPTYEELLSISDYAVYKPKINEIFENSASGHYWSIIYKRIAFGEEWRAINDYYVQRIYFSDGYSYDNDRTGKAYVRCVRE comes from the coding sequence ATGAAAAACTTACTTCTATTATTAGTAATATTTTGGACTCAAAATATTCTAGCTCAATCAAAATTTATTAGAGAAGATAATATCATTTTTGATAAAGAATTGAAACTTTATTGGCAAGATAATATTGATGTAACAAAAACAAAACTCAGCCTAAAAGATTCACAAAAATACTGTAATAACTTACAGTTGAATACGTATAAAGATTGGCGTTTACCCACATACGAAGAACTTTTAAGTATTAGTGACTATGCTGTATATAAACCTAAAATAAATGAAATATTTGAAAATAGTGCATCAGGACATTATTGGTCTATTATATACAAGCGTATTGCTTTTGGTGAAGAGTGGAGAGCAATAAATGATTATTATGTGCAACGTATTTATTTTAGTGATGGTTATTCTTATGATAATGATAGAACAGGGAAAGCATACGTAAGATGCGTAAGAGAGTAG
- a CDS encoding FKBP-type peptidyl-prolyl cis-trans isomerase — protein sequence MAMQKDQVISINYELKIEGEVVDSNIGKDALEFTFDSEQLIPGLESRMIDMNEGETREINVPAAEAYGEHNPAMKQIVPIEQFGGLELEVGMPMQGQGQNGESIQVVITEILEDTVEVDSNHPLAGKDLDFTVTVLSIK from the coding sequence ATGGCTATGCAAAAAGATCAAGTAATCTCAATCAACTACGAACTTAAAATCGAAGGAGAAGTTGTTGATAGCAATATTGGCAAAGATGCTTTAGAATTTACTTTTGATTCAGAACAATTAATCCCTGGATTAGAAAGTAGAATGATAGATATGAATGAAGGCGAAACTAGAGAGATTAATGTACCAGCAGCAGAAGCTTATGGGGAACATAATCCAGCTATGAAACAAATTGTACCAATTGAGCAATTTGGTGGATTAGAACTAGAAGTAGGAATGCCTATGCAAGGTCAAGGACAAAATGGTGAATCTATTCAAGTAGTAATCACAGAAATCCTTGAAGATACTGTAGAGGTAGATTCAAATCACCCATTAGCTGGAAAAGATTTAGACTTTACTGTAACTGTATTATCTATTAAATAA
- a CDS encoding TIGR00730 family Rossman fold protein produces MTIAVYCGSSAGNNSEYEERTKDFGKFLALNNINVVYGGGRVGLMGVLADTVIEHGGKVCGVIPEKLKEKELEHTGITELRVVADMHERKATMAELSDAFVALPGGAGTLEEIFEVWTWAQLGFHNKPCALFNINGFYDKLIDMLETMSLEGFLKKEYVDMIINTDCEDKLLETLQKYQAPKHKW; encoded by the coding sequence ATGACAATAGCTGTATATTGTGGTTCTAGTGCTGGAAACAATAGTGAATATGAAGAAAGAACAAAAGATTTTGGTAAGTTTCTTGCTTTAAATAATATAAATGTTGTATATGGTGGTGGAAGAGTAGGGCTTATGGGTGTTTTAGCTGATACTGTTATTGAACATGGTGGGAAAGTATGTGGAGTTATCCCTGAAAAATTAAAAGAAAAAGAATTAGAACATACAGGTATTACAGAGCTTAGAGTTGTGGCGGATATGCATGAGCGTAAAGCAACAATGGCTGAATTATCAGATGCTTTTGTAGCACTTCCAGGAGGTGCTGGTACTTTAGAGGAAATATTTGAGGTTTGGACATGGGCACAATTAGGATTTCATAATAAACCTTGTGCTCTTTTTAATATAAATGGTTTTTACGATAAATTAATAGATATGTTAGAGACTATGTCCCTTGAAGGGTTTTTAAAAAAAGAGTATGTTGATATGATAATTAATACAGATTGTGAAGATAAACTATTAGAAACTTTACAGAAGTATCAAGCACCAAAACATAAGTGGTAA
- a CDS encoding FKBP-type peptidyl-prolyl cis-trans isomerase — protein MAIKKDQTVEMNYELKINEEMIEDNMDGESIKFVYGSGQIIPGLESRIEDMNIGESKTINVPSNEAYGEYDEALSQILPIEEFEGINLEIGMVLEGEEENQEVIRATVTEVTNEDVTVDYNHPLAGCDLEFTILIKSIS, from the coding sequence ATGGCAATTAAAAAAGACCAAACTGTAGAAATGAACTATGAACTTAAAATCAATGAAGAAATGATTGAAGATAACATGGATGGTGAATCAATAAAATTTGTATACGGAAGTGGACAAATAATCCCAGGATTAGAGTCTAGAATCGAAGATATGAATATAGGTGAATCAAAAACTATTAATGTTCCTTCAAATGAAGCTTATGGTGAATATGATGAAGCTTTATCACAAATTCTTCCTATTGAAGAGTTTGAAGGTATCAACTTAGAAATTGGTATGGTACTAGAAGGTGAAGAAGAAAACCAAGAAGTAATAAGAGCAACTGTTACAGAAGTAACTAATGAAGATGTTACTGTTGATTATAACCATCCTCTTGCTGGTTGTGACTTAGAATTTACAATACTTATTAAATCAATTTCATAA
- a CDS encoding type II toxin-antitoxin system antitoxin SocA domain-containing protein, producing the protein MNIDITKIANVILYMLHKEVDHLNDKKLSIMLFLMDYNHQKFCDKKIFNEEYIKSARNPEPLLIAELFDIIANEEDLDEEDERLFLIQELLDYLDIEVIKKKNFIELKFVQMEEEFDESLFDKDEIKTIHKVVSEHKQTSARNIANVCFQLEDVRNTPKGEVII; encoded by the coding sequence TTGAATATAGATATTACAAAAATAGCAAATGTGATTTTGTATATGTTACACAAAGAAGTAGACCATTTAAACGATAAAAAGCTGTCAATTATGCTTTTCTTAATGGACTATAATCATCAAAAATTTTGCGATAAAAAAATATTTAACGAAGAATATATAAAAAGTGCTAGAAATCCTGAGCCACTTTTAATAGCTGAGTTATTTGATATTATTGCAAACGAAGAAGACTTAGATGAAGAAGATGAAAGACTTTTTCTTATTCAAGAATTATTAGACTATTTAGATATTGAAGTGATCAAAAAGAAAAACTTTATTGAATTAAAATTTGTTCAAATGGAAGAAGAATTTGATGAATCACTTTTCGATAAAGATGAAATAAAAACAATACACAAAGTTGTTTCTGAACACAAACAAACATCAGCAAGAAATATTGCTAACGTATGTTTTCAACTTGAAGATGTAAGAAATACACCAAAAGGTGAAGTAATTATCTAA
- a CDS encoding YeeE/YedE family protein, translating into MFDLETYEIINLLGLGIGIIFGMVAQKKQFCFSGSIKDYILTKSTKRASSVIMAMIVAIIATTLMSNHFEVDLSESVYLRENLNYATIILGGAMFGVGMMIADGCGNRHLIKFAQGDSNSLIALIFIGIFAFATSKGLIHGILDPIVANETLISISSYIQNVQMNVYLVVGLLVVTLIYFLKRTKRVLSLFDGAIIGLLVAASWYVTGVMGEDSLEREITLTAITFVYPTAKSLELFSFYEVNELTFGISLIIGVILGAFSMSKMNKQFSFGCTANQNINRAKYNMFGGALMGTGGMLSIGCTVGQGLTGLSTLAFASALAILSIFVSAYIAAIILNKYDKLPMCFIFDWDDNTPDYQI; encoded by the coding sequence ATGTTTGATTTAGAAACTTATGAGATAATAAACCTTTTAGGTTTAGGAATTGGTATTATTTTTGGAATGGTTGCACAAAAAAAACAGTTTTGTTTTAGCGGATCAATCAAAGATTATATTCTAACTAAATCTACAAAAAGAGCATCTTCTGTAATAATGGCAATGATTGTAGCAATAATAGCTACTACTCTTATGTCAAATCATTTTGAAGTTGATTTAAGTGAATCTGTATATCTAAGAGAAAATCTTAACTACGCAACAATCATTCTAGGTGGTGCAATGTTTGGTGTTGGTATGATGATAGCAGATGGATGTGGGAATAGACATTTAATAAAATTTGCACAAGGTGATTCAAACTCTTTGATTGCTTTAATTTTTATTGGAATATTTGCCTTTGCAACAAGTAAAGGTCTTATCCATGGAATTCTTGACCCTATTGTTGCAAATGAAACATTAATTAGTATTTCATCATATATTCAAAATGTGCAAATGAATGTATATCTTGTAGTTGGCTTATTAGTAGTAACTTTAATATATTTTCTAAAAAGAACAAAAAGAGTTCTTAGTCTATTTGATGGAGCTATTATTGGTTTACTAGTCGCTGCTTCTTGGTATGTTACGGGCGTTATGGGCGAAGATAGTTTAGAGCGAGAAATTACATTAACAGCAATTACTTTTGTTTACCCTACGGCTAAATCTTTAGAACTATTTAGTTTTTATGAGGTAAACGAATTAACATTTGGTATTAGTTTAATTATTGGGGTAATACTTGGTGCATTTTCAATGTCTAAAATGAATAAACAATTTAGCTTTGGATGTACTGCAAATCAGAATATTAATAGAGCTAAATATAATATGTTTGGTGGTGCTTTAATGGGTACTGGTGGTATGTTATCTATTGGATGTACTGTTGGGCAAGGTCTTACAGGACTTTCTACATTAGCCTTTGCATCAGCTTTAGCAATACTGTCTATTTTTGTATCTGCATATATAGCAGCTATTATTTTAAACAAATACGACAAACTTCCTATGTGTTTTATCTTCGACTGGGATGATAATACACCTGATTACCAAATCTAA
- a CDS encoding ArsR/SmtB family transcription factor: protein MNDEQLAKCLAELGNITRLKVFKLLVKAGEEGMPVGAIQEKLNVPGSTLSHHITKLISADLVIQKREGRTLHCIANFEVLNSVVGQLQDQCCIGF, encoded by the coding sequence ATGAATGATGAACAATTAGCAAAATGCTTAGCTGAATTAGGAAATATCACAAGATTAAAAGTTTTTAAATTATTAGTTAAAGCAGGGGAAGAGGGAATGCCCGTAGGTGCAATTCAAGAAAAATTAAATGTGCCAGGTTCCACTCTTTCTCATCATATAACAAAACTAATATCAGCAGATTTAGTAATACAAAAAAGAGAAGGTAGAACCTTACATTGTATTGCGAACTTTGAAGTTTTAAATAGTGTAGTTGGTCAATTACAAGACCAGTGTTGTATAGGATTTTAG
- a CDS encoding LysE family translocator gives MNIDTLLVYLVVTFFYVTSPGPAVVLAIINGLRSNMKTVAISSFANILGLFILSSASILGLGVLLTTSATLFMIVKFIGAFYLVYLGIKFIKNKNVLNIDDINSNKKIKSNKSYFFESFFLAVTNPKPILFFTAIFPQFLDLSVSILPQFLIMTFAFLFISFFSLCSYAYLAKKSKSYLSDKNRMNWFHKITGGIFISMGIGLLSLKNHN, from the coding sequence TTGAATATAGATACATTGCTAGTTTATTTAGTAGTTACTTTTTTTTATGTTACTAGTCCTGGACCTGCTGTTGTATTAGCAATAATTAATGGACTTAGATCTAATATGAAAACTGTTGCAATTTCTTCTTTTGCTAATATTTTAGGATTGTTTATTTTATCAAGTGCTTCTATTTTAGGATTAGGAGTATTACTTACTACTTCGGCAACTTTATTTATGATAGTTAAATTTATTGGAGCATTTTATTTAGTTTATTTAGGGATTAAATTTATTAAAAATAAAAATGTATTAAATATTGATGATATTAACTCAAATAAAAAAATAAAAAGTAATAAGTCTTATTTTTTTGAATCGTTCTTTTTAGCTGTTACAAATCCAAAACCTATACTATTTTTCACTGCTATTTTCCCGCAGTTTTTAGATCTTAGTGTTTCTATACTACCACAGTTTTTGATTATGACATTTGCATTTTTGTTTATATCATTTTTCTCACTTTGCTCATATGCTTATTTAGCTAAAAAATCTAAATCATATTTAAGCGATAAAAATAGAATGAATTGGTTTCATAAAATAACTGGTGGAATTTTTATTTCTATGGGAATAGGGTTATTAAGTCTAAAAAATCATAATTAA